A part of Neodiprion pinetum isolate iyNeoPine1 chromosome 4, iyNeoPine1.2, whole genome shotgun sequence genomic DNA contains:
- the Rab32 gene encoding ras-related protein Rab-32 isoform X6: MELTFWRNLAALDFFRWKTSQNSGPTAGVGEKREHLYKILVIGELGAGKTSIIKRYVHQFFSQHYRATIGVDFALKVLNWDQHTIIRLQLWDIAGQERFGNMTRVYYKEAVGAFIVFDVTRSATLDAVVKWKQDLDSKVQLPDGSAIPCVLLANKCDQQKEGLVNSPNKMDEYCKDKNFSGWFETSAKENINIEEAARFLVNKILQNDQIIKGNGAQEQSDGERFALNQSPTNTKKSCSC; this comes from the exons ATGGAACTTACTTTTTGGCGAAATTTGGCTGCTTTGGATTTTTTCAGATGGAAG ACATCTCAGAACAGTGGACCGACCGCGGGTGTTGGTGAAAAGCGGGAACACCTGTACAAAATACTCGTGATAGGTGAACTGGGCGCAGGCAAGACCTCAATTATAAAAAGATACGTTCATCAATTCTTTTCTCAGCACTATAGAGCCACCATAGGGGTGGACTTTGCCCTAAAGGTTCTCAACTGGGACCAGCATACAATAATAAGGCTACAGCTCTGGGACATCGCAG GTCAGGAGAGATTTGGAAATATGACGAGGGTCTACTACAAAGAGGCGGTAGGTGCTTTCATAGTTTTCGACGTAACGAGAAGCGCCACCCTCGACGCGGTAGTCAAGTGGAAACAGGACCTGGATTCAAAGGTCCAGCTCCCCGATGGGTCAGCCATTCCATGTGTTCTTTTGGCCAATAAATGTGACCAGCAAAAGGAAGGCCTCGTCAATTCTCCGAATAAAATGGACGAGTATTGTAAAGATAAAAACTTTTCTGGCTGGTTTGAGACCTCGGCGAAGGAAAACATTAACATTGAGGAGGCGGCGAGGTTTCTCGTCAACAAG ATTCTTCAGAACGATCAAATCATAAAGGGAAACGGTGCGCAAGAGCAATCAGACGGCGAAAGATTCGCTCTGAATCAGTCACCGACCAACACAAAGAAGTCCTGCTCCTGCTGA